A region from the Triticum aestivum cultivar Chinese Spring chromosome 3D, IWGSC CS RefSeq v2.1, whole genome shotgun sequence genome encodes:
- the LOC123079283 gene encoding uncharacterized protein isoform X2: MRNTQRKPSILNFDAGCGSSLSFIVIGLVGCTLIVCLFFISHQVKTGHAHSYSSHLPATRELEEVEEEHFRLPPPHKVNPRAVKRAVKRRGSTKASKIIDEYLDGSSALHDMFFPGETTAVNPTKGRNDSMYFYPGRVWLDTDGNAIQAHGGGILYDQNTATYYWYGENKDGPTYQIHPEGAQRIDIIGVSCYSSKDLWSWTHEGIVLPGERTNITHDLHISKVLERPKVIYNDRTRQYVMWMHVDDGNYTKASVGVAVSRSPTGPFSYLYSFRPHGFDSRDMTIFKDDDGMAYLFYASRGNTVLHVSPLTNDYLNVTSAMRRILVRRFREAPAVFKLRGTYYMITSRCSGWAPNPALAHATHKIMGPWETLGNPCVGGNHFLRLTTFLSQSTFVLPLPGLPGTFIFMADRWNPSDLRDSRYVWLPLSIGGLADEALDYSFGFPSWSRVSIYWHRKWRLPEGWRKSYA; encoded by the exons ATGAGGAATACGCAGCGGAAACCATCTATTCTCAACTTCGATGCTGGATGCGGATCTTCCTTGTCTTTTATTGTAATAGGCTTGGTGGGATGCACCCTCATTGTCTGCCTATTTTTCATCAGCCATCAAGTAAAAACTGGGCATGCCCATAGCTATTCCAGCCATCTGCCTGCCACCAGAGAAttggaagaggttgaggaagagcaCTTTCGGTTGCCACCTCCTCATAAGGTGAATCCTCGTGCAGTGAAACGTGCAGTCAAACGTCGGGGATCTACCAAGGCTTCAAAGATCATCGATGAATATCTGGATGGGTCCTCAGCATTACACGACATGTTCTTTCCTGGTGAAACAACTGCTGTGAACCCAACAAAAGGCAGAAATGATAGCATGTACTTTTATCCCGGTAGGGTGTGGCTGGACACCGATGGAAATGCCATTCAAGCCCATGGTGGTGGGATTCTGTATGATCAGAATACCGCGACATATTATTGGTACGGAGAGAACAAAGATGGGCCAACCTATCAAATTCACCCTGAAGGGGCACAACGG ATAGACATTATAGGGGTAAGCTGCTACTCCTCGAAGGACCTATGGTCATGGACTCACGAAGGAATCGTGCTTCCTGGAGAGCGTACTAATATCACACACGACCTTCATATATCAAAGGTTCTTGAGAGGCCTAAGGTGATATATAACGACCGTACTCGGCAGTATGTCATGTGGATGCACGTCGACGACGGCAACTACACTAAAGCATCCGTCGGCGTGGCCGTCAGCAGATCTCCCACAGGGCCTTTCAGCTACCTCTACAGTTTCCGGCCACATGGATTTGATAGCAGGGACATGACGATCTTCAAAGACGACGACGGCATGGCCTACCTCTTCTACGCTTCTCGCGGCAACACCGTGCTTCATGTCAGTCCATTGACAAATGATTATCTTAACGTCACATCGGCGATGAGGAGGATATTGGTGAGACGGTTCAGGGAGGCTCCTGCCGTGTTCAAGCTCAGAGGAACCTACTACATGATCACCTCACGGTGCTCGGGTTGGGCTCCGAATCCAGCACTGGCACACGCCACACACAAGATCATGGGGCCATGGGAGACGCTAGGGAACCCGTGCGTCGGAGGCAACCACTTCCTCCGGCTGACAACGTTCCTGTCTCAGAGCACATTCGTGCTCCCCCTCCCTGGCTTGCCCGGCACGTTCATCTTCATGGCAGACAGGTGGAACCCGTCGGATTTGCGCGACTCCCGGTATGTCTGGCTGCCCTTGTCCATCGGAGGTTTGGCGGACGAGGCGTTGGACTACAGTTTCGGGTTCCCGTCGTGGTCGAGGGTGTCGATTTACTGGCACAGGAAATGGCGGCTCCCTGAAGGTTGGAGGAAGAGTTATGCCTGA
- the LOC123079283 gene encoding uncharacterized protein isoform X1 — translation MPAAVSAVSRGRSKMRNTQRKPSILNFDAGCGSSLSFIVIGLVGCTLIVCLFFISHQVKTGHAHSYSSHLPATRELEEVEEEHFRLPPPHKVNPRAVKRAVKRRGSTKASKIIDEYLDGSSALHDMFFPGETTAVNPTKGRNDSMYFYPGRVWLDTDGNAIQAHGGGILYDQNTATYYWYGENKDGPTYQIHPEGAQRIDIIGVSCYSSKDLWSWTHEGIVLPGERTNITHDLHISKVLERPKVIYNDRTRQYVMWMHVDDGNYTKASVGVAVSRSPTGPFSYLYSFRPHGFDSRDMTIFKDDDGMAYLFYASRGNTVLHVSPLTNDYLNVTSAMRRILVRRFREAPAVFKLRGTYYMITSRCSGWAPNPALAHATHKIMGPWETLGNPCVGGNHFLRLTTFLSQSTFVLPLPGLPGTFIFMADRWNPSDLRDSRYVWLPLSIGGLADEALDYSFGFPSWSRVSIYWHRKWRLPEGWRKSYA, via the exons ATGCCAGCGGCCGTATCCGCG GTTAGTAGAGGGAGATCGAAGATGAGGAATACGCAGCGGAAACCATCTATTCTCAACTTCGATGCTGGATGCGGATCTTCCTTGTCTTTTATTGTAATAGGCTTGGTGGGATGCACCCTCATTGTCTGCCTATTTTTCATCAGCCATCAAGTAAAAACTGGGCATGCCCATAGCTATTCCAGCCATCTGCCTGCCACCAGAGAAttggaagaggttgaggaagagcaCTTTCGGTTGCCACCTCCTCATAAGGTGAATCCTCGTGCAGTGAAACGTGCAGTCAAACGTCGGGGATCTACCAAGGCTTCAAAGATCATCGATGAATATCTGGATGGGTCCTCAGCATTACACGACATGTTCTTTCCTGGTGAAACAACTGCTGTGAACCCAACAAAAGGCAGAAATGATAGCATGTACTTTTATCCCGGTAGGGTGTGGCTGGACACCGATGGAAATGCCATTCAAGCCCATGGTGGTGGGATTCTGTATGATCAGAATACCGCGACATATTATTGGTACGGAGAGAACAAAGATGGGCCAACCTATCAAATTCACCCTGAAGGGGCACAACGG ATAGACATTATAGGGGTAAGCTGCTACTCCTCGAAGGACCTATGGTCATGGACTCACGAAGGAATCGTGCTTCCTGGAGAGCGTACTAATATCACACACGACCTTCATATATCAAAGGTTCTTGAGAGGCCTAAGGTGATATATAACGACCGTACTCGGCAGTATGTCATGTGGATGCACGTCGACGACGGCAACTACACTAAAGCATCCGTCGGCGTGGCCGTCAGCAGATCTCCCACAGGGCCTTTCAGCTACCTCTACAGTTTCCGGCCACATGGATTTGATAGCAGGGACATGACGATCTTCAAAGACGACGACGGCATGGCCTACCTCTTCTACGCTTCTCGCGGCAACACCGTGCTTCATGTCAGTCCATTGACAAATGATTATCTTAACGTCACATCGGCGATGAGGAGGATATTGGTGAGACGGTTCAGGGAGGCTCCTGCCGTGTTCAAGCTCAGAGGAACCTACTACATGATCACCTCACGGTGCTCGGGTTGGGCTCCGAATCCAGCACTGGCACACGCCACACACAAGATCATGGGGCCATGGGAGACGCTAGGGAACCCGTGCGTCGGAGGCAACCACTTCCTCCGGCTGACAACGTTCCTGTCTCAGAGCACATTCGTGCTCCCCCTCCCTGGCTTGCCCGGCACGTTCATCTTCATGGCAGACAGGTGGAACCCGTCGGATTTGCGCGACTCCCGGTATGTCTGGCTGCCCTTGTCCATCGGAGGTTTGGCGGACGAGGCGTTGGACTACAGTTTCGGGTTCCCGTCGTGGTCGAGGGTGTCGATTTACTGGCACAGGAAATGGCGGCTCCCTGAAGGTTGGAGGAAGAGTTATGCCTGA